From Streptomyces zhihengii, the proteins below share one genomic window:
- a CDS encoding exopolysaccharide biosynthesis polyprenyl glycosylphosphotransferase: MTTESAPAPHPASLTATRRVPSVHPPRGAAGRRPAAHARRRIRHRRRPFALLAADAAAACLATLLVPAVPWPAPAAAVLLALAGCALHTWRGLYRRSLSPSALAELPALFLLAVVQWYALAEAFTAYAPHYATGPAAVACGAALQALLACAGRAAVHRARRRTAARRPRSALVVGRGPVAHQVTAALYAHPGYGMRPVGRVDLHHVGGPADPTTLPVLLTPEDVSRAVIQNAVRHALFTAPPENPALAGLFAEHGCRIWLVDGGAADPAGGPAGPRVPRQDHLWGFAVRPLETAVRRATAARAAKRAMDAAVAGVALLAASPVLAVCALAVRCADGPGVIFRQERVGLDGEPFTLLKFRTLRPSDEHESATRWSVARDRRMSRTGSILRRTSLDELPQLWNVLRGDMSLVGPRPERPYFVAKFSHTYPGYAARHRMPAGITGLAQVNGLRGDTSIEERARFDNHYIDTWSLWQDVCILLRTVASLFRPGGS, encoded by the coding sequence ATGACGACGGAGAGCGCCCCCGCGCCCCACCCGGCCTCCCTGACGGCCACCCGCCGGGTGCCCTCGGTGCACCCGCCGCGCGGCGCCGCCGGACGCCGGCCCGCCGCGCACGCCAGACGCCGCATCCGGCACCGGAGACGGCCCTTCGCACTGCTCGCCGCCGACGCCGCGGCCGCCTGCCTCGCGACGCTGCTCGTCCCCGCCGTGCCATGGCCCGCGCCGGCCGCCGCCGTGCTGCTCGCCCTCGCGGGCTGCGCGCTGCACACCTGGCGGGGCCTGTACCGCCGCAGCCTCTCGCCGTCCGCGCTCGCCGAACTGCCCGCGCTCTTCCTGCTCGCCGTCGTCCAGTGGTACGCCCTGGCCGAGGCGTTCACCGCGTACGCCCCCCACTACGCCACCGGCCCCGCCGCCGTCGCCTGCGGCGCCGCCCTCCAGGCGCTCCTCGCCTGCGCCGGCCGGGCCGCCGTCCACCGGGCCCGCCGGCGGACCGCCGCGCGCCGGCCCCGCTCCGCGCTCGTCGTCGGCCGGGGCCCGGTCGCCCACCAGGTCACCGCCGCGCTCTACGCCCACCCCGGCTACGGGATGCGCCCCGTCGGACGCGTCGACCTCCACCACGTCGGCGGACCGGCCGACCCCACCACGCTGCCCGTGCTCCTCACCCCCGAGGACGTCAGCCGCGCCGTCATCCAGAACGCGGTGCGGCACGCGCTGTTCACCGCGCCGCCCGAGAACCCGGCGCTGGCCGGGCTCTTCGCCGAGCACGGCTGCCGGATCTGGCTCGTCGACGGCGGCGCCGCCGATCCGGCCGGCGGGCCCGCCGGCCCCCGGGTGCCGCGCCAGGACCACCTGTGGGGGTTCGCCGTCCGGCCGCTGGAGACGGCCGTCCGCCGGGCGACCGCCGCCCGGGCCGCCAAGCGGGCCATGGACGCCGCCGTCGCGGGCGTCGCCCTGCTCGCCGCGTCCCCCGTGCTCGCCGTCTGCGCGCTGGCCGTGCGGTGCGCCGACGGACCCGGGGTGATCTTCCGCCAGGAACGCGTCGGCCTCGACGGCGAACCGTTCACCCTGCTGAAGTTCCGCACCCTGCGCCCCAGCGACGAGCACGAGTCCGCGACCCGCTGGAGCGTCGCCCGCGACCGCCGGATGAGCCGCACCGGCAGCATCCTGCGCCGCACCTCGCTCGACGAGCTGCCGCAGCTGTGGAACGTGCTCCGCGGCGACATGAGCCTGGTCGGCCCCCGCCCCGAACGGCCCTACTTCGTCGCCAAGTTCAGCCACACCTACCCCGGCTACGCCGCCCGGCACCGGATGCCCGCCGGCATCACCGGACTCGCCCAGGTCAACGGGCTGCGCGGGGACACCTCCATCGAGGAGCGCGCCCGGTTCGACAACCACTACATCGACACCTGGTCGCTGTGGCA
- a CDS encoding glycosyltransferase family 4 protein, producing the protein MLHRDRTEKSRLTVFHLVQPVEGGVARVVTDLVRAQIRAGVRPVVACPPGGPLAAEAAAAGATVRPWTAERSPGPSLAREVLTASRLIQDARPHVVHAHSAKAGLAGRLAVRGRVPTVFQPHAWSFDAVQGREARLALGWERYGTRWSTRTLCVSDSERRAGEAAGIRARWTVIRNGIDLARFPDDAEGRRRTEARTVLAAGTGAPPPGGTGAPLVVCVGRLCRQKGQDVLLAAWPAVARAVPGARLALVGDGPDAASLGAAAPPGVLLAGPRDDVRPWLYAADAVVLPSRWEGMALAPLEAMACGRPVVLTDVSGARESLPPGEEDHLVVPPEDPAALAAALVRLLLDDRLRTRAARRAAAHVRASFDVRRTAGAVLGLYQELLSTHRPLTRKRTQR; encoded by the coding sequence GTGCTGCACAGAGACCGGACCGAGAAGAGCCGGCTGACGGTGTTCCACCTGGTCCAGCCGGTCGAGGGAGGGGTGGCACGCGTCGTCACCGACCTGGTGCGCGCGCAGATCCGCGCCGGCGTACGCCCCGTGGTCGCCTGCCCTCCCGGCGGGCCCCTCGCCGCCGAGGCCGCCGCCGCCGGTGCCACCGTCCGTCCGTGGACCGCCGAACGCTCGCCCGGCCCCTCGCTCGCCCGGGAGGTGCTCACGGCGTCCCGACTGATCCAGGACGCCCGGCCGCATGTCGTCCACGCGCACAGCGCCAAGGCCGGGCTCGCCGGACGGCTCGCCGTCCGCGGCCGCGTCCCCACCGTCTTCCAGCCGCACGCCTGGTCCTTCGACGCCGTGCAGGGCCGCGAGGCCCGCCTCGCCCTCGGCTGGGAGCGGTACGGCACCCGCTGGTCCACCCGGACCCTGTGCGTCAGCGACAGCGAGCGCCGGGCGGGGGAGGCGGCCGGGATCCGGGCCCGCTGGACCGTCATCCGCAACGGGATCGACCTCGCCCGCTTCCCGGACGACGCCGAGGGCCGCCGCAGGACCGAGGCCAGGACCGTCCTCGCCGCCGGCACGGGGGCGCCCCCGCCCGGGGGCACCGGCGCCCCGCTGGTGGTGTGCGTCGGCCGGCTCTGCCGCCAGAAGGGCCAGGACGTGCTGCTCGCCGCGTGGCCCGCCGTCGCCCGGGCCGTCCCCGGCGCCCGCCTGGCACTCGTCGGCGACGGCCCCGACGCCGCGTCCCTCGGCGCCGCCGCCCCGCCGGGCGTGCTCCTGGCCGGCCCGCGCGACGACGTCCGGCCCTGGCTGTACGCCGCCGACGCCGTGGTGCTGCCCTCCCGCTGGGAGGGCATGGCGCTCGCCCCGCTGGAGGCCATGGCGTGCGGCCGGCCCGTCGTCCTGACCGACGTCAGCGGCGCCCGCGAGAGCCTCCCGCCGGGGGAGGAGGACCACCTCGTCGTCCCGCCGGAGGACCCGGCCGCGCTCGCCGCCGCCCTCGTCCGGCTGCTCCTCGACGACCGGCTGCGCACCCGGGCCGCCCGCCGGGCCGCGGCGCACGTCCGCGCCTCCTTCGACGTGCGGCGCACGGCCGGGGCCGTGCTCGGCCTGTACCAGGAACTCCTCAGCACGCACCGACCCCTGACCAGGAAGCGCACCCAACGATGA
- a CDS encoding DUF3344 domain-containing protein: MPKSSGFAARGVRCALLCTALSLAPITAAAAPGSAAPAESPRIAFTERYHAVHHGGIVRVANSAITCRTPRTTAAASCAALRRGADGANSDYDMFYADLDDDPNTYNSTRAALALPEDSEVRYARLYWGGNLRVGEQKPPKDNGRVLIAEPGGRYKEVLADTRIAHRDADGKDAYQASADITPLVRGSRSGLWTVAQVNVAMGHSAAGSWGGWTLVVAYEDEREPLRELALWDGFETVGGGRAAHEVTLGGLGVGPRSAGRAGIVAYDGDRGASGDSVTVRAPGRAAVPLTDPANPRTDAMNSTITDLGRPLAGTRPAYRNTLGYDSDVVDITPALDAGAKALTFRFTGEEDGFFLGALFVQADARR, from the coding sequence ATGCCGAAGTCGTCAGGCTTCGCTGCGCGAGGCGTCCGGTGCGCACTGCTGTGCACGGCGCTTTCCCTCGCTCCGATCACGGCCGCCGCCGCCCCCGGGAGCGCCGCCCCCGCCGAGTCGCCCCGCATCGCGTTCACCGAGCGCTACCACGCGGTGCACCACGGCGGGATCGTCCGCGTGGCCAACTCGGCCATCACCTGCCGTACCCCGCGGACGACCGCGGCCGCCTCCTGCGCGGCGCTGCGGCGCGGGGCGGACGGCGCCAACAGCGACTACGACATGTTCTACGCCGACCTCGACGACGACCCCAACACCTACAACTCCACCCGCGCCGCCCTCGCCCTGCCGGAGGACTCCGAGGTCCGCTACGCCCGCCTGTACTGGGGTGGCAATCTGCGGGTCGGGGAGCAGAAGCCCCCGAAGGACAACGGCCGGGTCCTGATCGCGGAGCCCGGCGGGCGCTACAAGGAGGTCCTCGCCGACACCCGGATCGCGCACCGCGACGCCGACGGCAAGGACGCCTACCAGGCGTCCGCCGACATCACCCCGCTGGTCCGCGGCAGCCGCTCGGGCCTCTGGACGGTCGCCCAGGTCAACGTCGCCATGGGCCACTCGGCCGCGGGCTCCTGGGGCGGCTGGACCCTGGTCGTCGCCTACGAGGACGAGCGCGAGCCGCTGCGCGAACTCGCCCTCTGGGACGGCTTCGAGACCGTCGGCGGCGGCCGCGCCGCGCACGAGGTGACCCTCGGCGGCCTGGGCGTCGGGCCCCGCTCCGCCGGACGCGCCGGGATCGTCGCCTACGACGGCGACCGCGGCGCGAGCGGCGACTCGGTGACCGTACGCGCCCCCGGGCGGGCCGCCGTGCCGCTCACCGATCCGGCCAATCCGCGCACCGACGCGATGAACTCCACCATCACCGACCTCGGCCGGCCGCTCGCCGGAACCCGTCCCGCGTACCGCAACACGCTGGGCTACGACTCGGACGTCGTCGACATCACACCCGCCCTCGACGCCGGGGCGAAGGCGCTGACCTTCCGCTTCACCGGCGAGGAGGACGGCTTCTTCCTCGGCGCCCTGTTCGTGCAGGCCGACGCGCGCCGCTGA
- a CDS encoding rodlin — translation MFKKVMATAALSLSVAAAGAAMAPQAMAVGDNEGTFSKSGNDSSQEYGNAETYGDMSPQMSLVQGSLNKPCVGLPLKANVGSLVGAIPVALQDIPILSAPQNQQCVENSTQAKGDEPLSHILNDIPVLSANGASVRD, via the coding sequence ATGTTCAAGAAGGTTATGGCTACGGCGGCTCTCTCGCTCTCCGTGGCTGCCGCCGGTGCCGCGATGGCACCCCAGGCTATGGCCGTCGGCGACAACGAGGGCACGTTCTCCAAGAGCGGCAACGACTCCTCCCAGGAGTACGGCAACGCGGAGACCTACGGCGACATGAGCCCGCAGATGAGCCTCGTGCAGGGCTCGCTGAACAAGCCGTGTGTCGGCCTGCCGCTGAAGGCCAACGTGGGCTCCCTCGTCGGCGCCATCCCGGTCGCCCTCCAGGACATCCCGATCCTGTCGGCCCCGCAGAACCAGCAGTGCGTCGAGAACTCGACGCAGGCCAAGGGCGACGAGCCCCTGTCGCACATCCTGAACGACATCCCGGTCCTGTCCGCGAACGGCGCCTCCGTCCGCGACTGA
- a CDS encoding vitamin K epoxide reductase family protein encodes MTMSTSGTLSVEQRDRRGGRRAARTPVPDGIGASRAFAWMLVVTGAAGVLAAWVITIDKFKLLQDPGFTPGCSLNPVVSCGSIMKSEQAAVFGFPNPMLGLVAYAVVVAIGAALLAGARHRRWYWLGLNAGCLFGVGFCTWLMQQSLYEINALCLWCSLAWTATIVMFWYVTAHNVRHGVLPAPAALRTFFGEFAWAPPVLHIGAVGMLVLTRWWDFWTS; translated from the coding sequence ATGACAATGTCGACTTCCGGAACTCTGTCCGTCGAACAGCGGGACAGGCGGGGAGGGCGCCGTGCCGCGCGGACCCCGGTTCCGGACGGGATCGGGGCGAGCCGCGCCTTCGCGTGGATGCTGGTGGTCACCGGGGCCGCGGGGGTGCTGGCCGCCTGGGTGATCACCATCGACAAGTTCAAGCTGCTCCAGGACCCGGGCTTCACCCCGGGATGCAGCCTGAACCCGGTGGTCTCCTGCGGCAGCATCATGAAGAGCGAGCAGGCGGCCGTGTTCGGCTTCCCCAACCCGATGCTGGGCCTGGTCGCCTACGCGGTGGTGGTCGCGATCGGCGCCGCGCTGCTGGCCGGCGCCCGCCACCGCCGCTGGTACTGGCTCGGGCTGAACGCCGGCTGCCTGTTCGGCGTCGGCTTCTGCACCTGGCTGATGCAGCAGTCGCTGTACGAGATCAACGCCCTGTGCCTGTGGTGCTCGCTGGCGTGGACGGCCACCATCGTCATGTTCTGGTACGTCACCGCCCACAACGTCCGGCACGGCGTGCTGCCCGCGCCGGCCGCGCTGCGCACCTTCTTCGGCGAGTTCGCCTGGGCACCGCCCGTGCTGCACATCGGCGCCGTCGGCATGCTGGTCCTGACCCGCTGGTGGGACTTCTGGACCTCCTGA
- a CDS encoding rodlin: MIKKILTTAMVTASMVGAGAAMAPQALAVGDNEGTFSESGTGASQSYGNAATHGDMSPQMSLVQGSLNKPCIGLPAKANVGSLVGLVPIAVQDIPILSAPQNQQCVENSTQAKGDEPLSHILSDIPILSENGVSARD; this comes from the coding sequence GTGATCAAGAAGATTCTGACGACGGCCATGGTCACCGCTTCGATGGTGGGCGCCGGCGCGGCCATGGCCCCGCAGGCTCTCGCCGTGGGCGACAACGAGGGCACCTTCTCGGAGAGCGGCACCGGCGCCTCGCAGTCCTACGGCAACGCCGCCACCCACGGCGACATGAGCCCGCAGATGAGCCTGGTCCAGGGTTCGCTCAACAAGCCCTGCATCGGTCTGCCGGCCAAGGCCAACGTCGGTTCGCTGGTCGGCCTCGTCCCGATCGCGGTCCAGGACATCCCGATCCTGTCCGCCCCGCAGAACCAGCAGTGCGTCGAGAACTCGACGCAGGCCAAGGGCGACGAGCCCCTGTCGCACATCCTCAGCGACATCCCGATCCTGTCGGAGAACGGCGTCTCCGCCCGCGACTGA
- a CDS encoding chaplin yields MMHKKAAAVVAGLVLALGGATPAMADAGAAGAAVGSPGVLSGNVIQVPIHIPVNVCGNSINVIGLLNPAIGNTCINA; encoded by the coding sequence ATGATGCACAAGAAGGCTGCAGCCGTGGTCGCGGGTCTCGTCCTGGCCCTCGGCGGTGCCACGCCCGCCATGGCCGACGCGGGTGCCGCGGGCGCCGCTGTCGGTTCCCCGGGCGTGCTCTCGGGCAACGTGATCCAGGTCCCGATCCACATCCCGGTGAACGTCTGCGGCAACTCGATCAACGTGATCGGGCTGCTGAACCCGGCGATCGGCAACACCTGCATCAACGCCTGA
- a CDS encoding putative protein N(5)-glutamine methyltransferase — protein sequence MPVPPTSPALPSVVTTLRAAGCVFAEDEAALLAAAARDTAELHTMAARRAGGLPLEHVVGWAEFRGLRIAVDPGVFVPRRRTEFLVERAAALAPPGAVVVDLCCGSGALGAAVVHALGGGELHAADIEPAAVRCARRNVAPFGGRVHRGDLYAPLPAGLRGRVDVLLANAPYVPTGEIALLPAEARDHEPRVALDGGADGLDVQRRVAAGAARWLAPGGVLLVETSGRQTPWTVAAFTAHGLVPQVEVCGEREATVVSGTLAAVAR from the coding sequence ATGCCGGTTCCGCCGACATCCCCCGCTCTCCCCTCCGTCGTCACCACCCTGCGTGCCGCGGGCTGCGTCTTCGCCGAGGACGAGGCCGCGCTCCTCGCGGCCGCCGCCCGCGACACCGCCGAACTGCACACCATGGCCGCCCGCCGCGCCGGCGGCCTCCCGCTGGAACACGTCGTCGGCTGGGCCGAGTTCCGCGGTCTGCGGATCGCCGTGGACCCCGGTGTCTTCGTCCCCCGCCGGCGGACCGAGTTCCTCGTCGAACGCGCCGCCGCCCTCGCCCCGCCCGGCGCCGTGGTGGTCGATCTCTGCTGCGGTTCCGGGGCGCTCGGCGCCGCCGTGGTCCACGCGCTCGGCGGCGGCGAACTCCACGCCGCCGACATCGAGCCGGCCGCCGTGCGCTGCGCCCGCCGCAACGTCGCGCCCTTCGGGGGCCGGGTCCACCGGGGCGACCTCTACGCGCCGCTGCCCGCCGGGCTCAGGGGCCGGGTCGACGTCCTGCTCGCCAACGCCCCCTACGTGCCCACCGGCGAGATCGCCCTGCTGCCCGCCGAGGCGCGGGACCACGAGCCGCGGGTCGCGCTCGACGGCGGCGCCGACGGTCTGGACGTCCAGCGCCGGGTCGCCGCCGGGGCGGCGCGGTGGCTCGCCCCCGGCGGGGTGCTCCTCGTCGAGACCAGCGGCCGGCAGACGCCGTGGACGGTGGCGGCGTTCACCGCGCACGGCCTCGTGCCGCAGGTCGAGGTCTGCGGCGAACGGGAGGCCACCGTGGTCAGCGGCACCTTGGCGGCGGTGGCCCGGTAG
- a CDS encoding pyridoxal phosphate-dependent aminotransferase, with protein sequence MQVIQSTKLANVCYEIRGPVLEEAMRLEAAGHRILKLNTGNPAAFGFECPPEILEDILRNVGSAHGYGDAKGLLSARRGVMQHYQTKGIDLDVEDVYLGNGVSELIQMSMQALLDDGDEVLVPSPDYPLWTASVSLSGGTAVHYRCDEQADWMPDLADIERKITDRTKAIVIINPNNPTGAVYDDAMLRSLTEIARRHNLVVCSDEIYDRILYDGATHTPTAAIAPDLLVLTFNGLSKNYRVAGYRSGWLAVCGPKAHASSYIEGLTILANMRLCANMPSQHAVATALGGRQSIEQLVLPGGRLLEQRDTAYDLLTQIPGITCVKPKGALYLFPRLDPAVYKIKDDRQMVLDLLRAEKIMVVHGSGFNWPEPDHFRIVTLPSADDLADAVTRIGTFLDGYGQH encoded by the coding sequence ATGCAGGTGATCCAGTCCACGAAGCTCGCCAATGTCTGTTACGAGATCCGGGGCCCGGTCCTCGAGGAGGCGATGCGGCTCGAGGCGGCGGGGCACCGCATCCTCAAGCTGAACACGGGCAACCCCGCGGCCTTCGGTTTCGAGTGCCCGCCGGAGATCCTCGAGGACATCCTGCGCAACGTCGGCAGCGCCCACGGGTACGGCGACGCCAAGGGGCTGCTCTCGGCCCGCCGCGGCGTGATGCAGCACTACCAGACCAAGGGGATCGACCTCGACGTCGAGGACGTCTACCTGGGCAACGGCGTCTCCGAGCTGATCCAGATGTCGATGCAGGCCCTGCTCGACGACGGCGACGAGGTGCTCGTGCCGTCGCCCGACTACCCGCTGTGGACGGCGTCGGTCTCGCTGTCCGGCGGCACGGCCGTGCACTACCGCTGCGACGAGCAGGCGGACTGGATGCCCGACCTGGCGGACATCGAGCGGAAGATCACCGACCGCACCAAGGCGATCGTGATCATCAACCCGAACAACCCCACCGGCGCGGTCTACGACGACGCGATGCTGCGCTCGCTCACCGAGATCGCCCGGCGGCACAACCTGGTGGTCTGCTCGGACGAGATCTACGACCGGATCCTCTACGACGGCGCCACCCACACGCCGACCGCCGCGATCGCGCCGGACCTGCTGGTCCTGACCTTCAACGGCCTCTCCAAGAACTACCGGGTGGCCGGCTACCGCTCGGGCTGGCTCGCGGTCTGCGGGCCGAAGGCGCACGCCTCCTCGTACATCGAGGGCCTGACGATCCTGGCCAACATGCGGCTGTGCGCCAACATGCCGTCGCAGCACGCGGTCGCCACGGCGCTCGGGGGGCGGCAGTCGATCGAGCAGCTGGTGCTCCCGGGCGGGCGCCTGCTGGAGCAGCGCGACACCGCGTACGACCTGCTGACGCAGATCCCGGGCATCACCTGCGTGAAGCCGAAGGGCGCGCTGTACCTGTTCCCGCGGCTCGACCCCGCGGTCTACAAGATCAAGGACGACCGGCAGATGGTGCTGGACCTGCTGCGGGCCGAGAAGATCATGGTCGTGCACGGGTCGGGCTTCAACTGGCCGGAACCCGATCACTTCCGGATCGTGACGCTGCCGTCGGCGGACGACCTGGCGGACGCGGTGACCCGGATCGGCACCTTCCTGGACGGCTACGGCCAGCACTGA
- a CDS encoding SCO4983 family protein → MYEPIRSKSVHSVADPAQSPHRSREEELDIQLAGHLAALLAVTDELGLDEAAEAVAAQVARLRGAPPARHAALSRSDDAALHRRAHALAGRALVVAASRADTAVAILAAQRMDAHAAALKSRHLVGTS, encoded by the coding sequence ATGTACGAGCCGATCCGCAGCAAGTCGGTCCACTCGGTGGCCGACCCCGCGCAGTCGCCCCACCGCAGCCGCGAGGAGGAGCTGGACATCCAGCTCGCCGGGCATCTCGCCGCCCTGCTCGCCGTCACCGACGAGCTCGGTCTCGACGAGGCCGCCGAGGCCGTCGCCGCGCAGGTGGCCCGGCTGCGCGGCGCACCGCCGGCGCGGCACGCGGCGCTCAGCCGCTCCGACGACGCCGCCCTCCACCGCCGCGCGCACGCCCTCGCGGGCCGTGCCCTGGTCGTCGCCGCGTCCCGCGCCGACACGGCCGTCGCGATCCTGGCCGCCCAGCGCATGGACGCGCACGCGGCCGCCCTGAAGAGCCGCCACCTGGTCGGCACCTCCTGA
- a CDS encoding toxic anion resistance protein — translation MNEQTVPLVLTPPEPVPPVHAEQAAGLVPLDGAVREEMARRAADFVASLTGVDARSPEFARRVGEIDRLGEGEMKGAAQQSNRMLDRTVKSLAGDGGDAQARVGASLVELRRAVEDLDPRDTPGRGARRLLSRLPGGDRFRDHVARYASSQATLNRIVGSLRGGQDELRRDNAALAAERARLWETMGRLQEYTVLTGALDTAVSGRIAAVEAADPEGAGALRADVLFPVRQKHQDLLTQLAVCAQGYLAMDVVRRNNDELVKGVDRAATTTVSALRIAVMLASALESQRRVAAQVDTLRSTTEELVRGNAEMLATQSGGIQRIAADPAVGAETLRSAFQQIYRTLDAIDAYRAEAAESMAATVESLAGELRTASGYLERTRAADPADGGAS, via the coding sequence ATGAACGAGCAGACCGTACCTCTCGTCCTCACCCCGCCCGAGCCCGTGCCGCCCGTCCACGCCGAGCAGGCGGCCGGACTGGTGCCGCTGGACGGGGCGGTGCGCGAGGAGATGGCCCGGCGCGCCGCGGACTTCGTCGCGTCACTGACCGGTGTGGACGCCAGGTCACCGGAGTTCGCGCGCCGCGTCGGGGAGATCGACCGGCTCGGCGAGGGCGAGATGAAGGGCGCCGCCCAGCAGTCCAACCGGATGCTGGACCGCACCGTGAAGTCCCTGGCCGGCGACGGCGGTGACGCGCAGGCCCGGGTCGGCGCGTCGCTGGTCGAACTGCGGCGCGCCGTCGAGGACCTGGACCCGCGCGACACCCCGGGCAGGGGCGCGCGCAGGCTGCTGTCCCGGCTGCCCGGGGGCGACAGGTTCCGTGACCACGTGGCCCGGTACGCCTCCTCGCAGGCGACGCTGAACCGGATCGTCGGCTCGCTGCGCGGCGGCCAGGACGAACTGCGCCGGGACAACGCCGCGCTCGCCGCCGAGCGGGCCCGGCTGTGGGAGACCATGGGGCGGCTCCAGGAGTACACCGTCCTCACCGGAGCGCTCGACACCGCCGTCTCCGGGCGGATCGCCGCCGTGGAGGCGGCCGACCCTGAGGGGGCCGGCGCCCTGCGCGCGGACGTCCTGTTCCCGGTCCGCCAGAAGCACCAGGACCTGCTCACCCAGCTCGCCGTCTGCGCCCAGGGGTACCTGGCGATGGACGTCGTGCGGCGCAACAACGACGAACTCGTCAAGGGCGTGGACCGGGCCGCCACCACCACGGTCTCCGCGCTGCGGATCGCGGTGATGCTGGCGTCCGCGCTGGAGAGCCAGCGCCGGGTCGCCGCGCAGGTCGACACGCTCCGGTCGACGACCGAGGAACTGGTCCGGGGCAACGCGGAGATGCTCGCCACCCAGAGCGGCGGGATCCAGCGCATCGCGGCGGACCCGGCGGTCGGCGCCGAGACGCTGCGCTCGGCCTTCCAGCAGATCTACCGGACCCTCGACGCGATCGACGCGTACAGGGCCGAGGCCGCCGAGTCGATGGCGGCCACCGTGGAGTCGCTCGCCGGTGAGCTGCGGACCGCGAGCGGGTATCTGGAGCGGACCCGTGCGGCGGACCCGGCCGACGGCGGTGCGTCATGA